The genomic window ATGATTGGAGCTTCCGTGAAGGCCGGAATCGGCCTGGAAGTGCTGACGGTACTGAAAATCTAAGAGTGTGTGAATATTCTGGTCTGCCACGAAGACGATATCTGCGCCCTTGCCGCCTTCTCCGCCGTCAGGCCGGCCATATCTGCATGACCTGTCGCGAAACAGAGAATTACATCCATCGCCGCCGTCTCCGGCTTTGATATAGATTTTGGCCTCGTCTACGAACACTTGTTCCTATCCGCTTTTAGATCAAGACTTCTTCGATAATATAACGCTTACGATCCTTCTGGGATCGAACTCAACACGGCCGTCAACAAGAGCAAAAAGTGTGTGATCTGTCGCAACGCCAACGTTCGCGCCTGCTTTGAAACTCATACCCCTCTGCTTAAGAATTATATTGCCGGCTTTGACCGTCTGGCCTTTGAATTTTTTAACACCAAGTTTCTTTGGCTGGCCGTCGCGGCCATTAACTACATGTGCCATTGTATCCTCACCCTTCCTTTATATCTATCGATTTTACCCTAAGCCTCAAAAGATCCTGGCGATGGCCTATCTTCTTCTTTTCTGATTTACGCTTCTTGTACTTAAAAGCGATCAACTTGTCGCCTCTGACAAAGCCAAGAAATTCACAGGTAACATGCGCACCTTTTAGGTACGGCGTCCCGACGTGAACAGTGTTGCCTTCCTTGGCAATCAGTACCTTGTCAAGCTTTACCGGGCTACCTTGCTTAACATCAAGTTTCTCTACCAAAATTATGTCATCTTTGGCTACTTTGTATTGTTTTGAACCTGTCTCAATTACAGCGTACATTGCATTTCTCCTTGTAGTTAGGCGGTATACTATATCACAACCGCCCTAATTCGTCAAGCGTTTCAAGGGGGCCCCTCTTTTTAACCCAAGCCTACAGTTACGGTCAGTACAAGCCAACTAAAAGATTTCTCCTTCTCATGCAGGCGGTTACTTTGGCGGTCGCCTTCCGCTTGCCGTCCCGCCATATTAGGCATATGGCGGGACTGTGGAAAAATTTTGATGGCCGTCCAACCTGCCAACATTTGAACGCTGGCGCAGTTTGTCCGGCCGTTCTAAATCGCCCTAAGGTATCAAAATTTTTAACAGTCGCTCCAGGCTAGACCGCCAAAGTTCCGCCTGCGACATGTAGTAATAAAATTTTCTCCCATATCTATATGGTCCCCGAGGGATGGGGTATTGAGCTGAAAATCTTTACGGGTGGCGAGGGATAAGCCTTGAGGGTGGGTTCAATAAAGCGGCGAGTGCCTGCCGGTAGGCAGGCTAAGCGGCGGCCTATTCCCTATACACCATGCTCGCCTAATATCCAAAAATCCTCAAAGCGTCACCCGCAATTGATATCCATAATGAGACAGGGAAGTTTTATGCGGTACGAGTTGATAATAAACCTAAGCCTGCGGTTATGGGAAGCACAATAAAAATGTTAGGTCTTTTGTGATGACGAAAAACGGTTAAAAAGGGCCGAGGATGTCCGAGGCCCCGTTTAGGGGCCGAGTTCCGCAGGCCCCCGTTTTTATCCTGAACAAAAGACCGACCCGGAACGAAGTGAAGGGTAACATTTTTCCTGCCACCTATACATGACTATCTTACATACTTATTTAGGTGGCTTGTGCTGACCGTAACTGTAGGCTTAGGTTTGGATCCCGCAAGGTAACCCATTCCTCAGGGGCCGCTGCGAGCTTACCTCTTCTCGTCGATACGCACTTCTTCCATGTGCTGGTTTGGGTCCTCGATTATACGGATATACTTGTGGAAACGCCTTTCAAGCGGTTTTATCATGTTCTTATCGGGTGTGGATACATATGAGGCCACGGTGGGGTGAAGCGATACGAATATCTCCCTTGCCCTTGTCTGCGCTAAGACGCGCGCCAGCTGCCTTGTCAGGTTGGCCGCAACCGTTGCCGCGGATTTTATCGTGCCGCGGCCACTACAATATGGGCACTTCTGATAGCTCTTGCCCTCCACGCTGCGCCTTGCGCGCTGCCTGGTCATTTCAACCAAACCTATGCTTGAAATATTAAGTATTTTGGTCTTTGCCTTGTCGTTCTCAAGAGCTGCCTCCAGGGCCTTGGATATAGCTTTCCTGTGGCCTGAAAATTCCATATCAATAAAATCTATTATTATGATGCCGCCTATGTCACGCAGTTTTAGCTGCCTGGGAACCTCGTTGGCCGCCTCAAGATTTGTCTTAAAAGCGGTCTCTTCCAGATTCTTATGCCCTACGGACTTTCCGGAGTTTACATCTATCGCCACCAGGCTTTCGGTCTCATCAAACACCAAATATCCGCCGCTTTTAAGATGGACTATTCTTGAATATATCTTCTCTATATGCTTCTCTATGTCATACTTTTCGAATAGAGGGACTCTCTCCTTATAAAATTTCAGGCGAGATCTTAGCTGGGGTGACGTCATCGCGAGAAATCTCGATATTCTCCTGAAATCATTCTTCGAGTCTATCTCAAGCTTTATAACATCTTCGGTAAACATATCGCGGGCAACCCTTAAGACCATGTCATACTCCGCATGTATTATCTGCATCGGCTTTGCTTTTTTTGCCCTATGCTTTATATTCTGCCATAGCCTTATCAAATAGCGGGTCTCGCGGAAAAAATCCTTCTGACTCGCGCCTATAGCGGCCGTCCTTACGATAAAGCCTACGTCCTGGGGCAGCTTCAGCTCTTCTATGATCTTGCGGATCCTGTCACGTTCCTTGTGGTCCTCTATCCTCTTCGATATGCCTATACGGTTATCGAACGGCATCAATACAAGGAATCTGCCGGGAATAGATATATGAGTGGTAAGACGCGCGCCCTTTGTGCTTATGGGCTCTTTTACTATCTGAACGAGCACTTCGTCGCCTTTTTTTAATACCGCGGCTATGGACTGCTTCTTCTCTTCTTTCTTCTCCGGGAATATGCCGGCCTCTTCGTCGAGAAGCCTGTCAAAATTCGAAGCGTCTTTTTCAACATCCGAAACATAGAGAAAGCCGTTCTTCTCAAGACCGATATTAACAAACGCCGCGTCTATGCCCGGAAGCACGGACTCGACTTTACCTTTATAAATATTACCGACGAGGTTTACCGAATTCTGCCCCTCGACGTTGTAATCTTCTACCTTTTTGTTGTCGATGACGACCAGCCTCTTTTCATTGTGGTCGACATTAATATATATTTCTTTTGGCATATATTTTCTTAAAACTCCTTAATCTCTTTTATCCTGACCCCTGCCGGCAATTTATTATTCAGGGACTGCCTGATTATATCCGCGGGGATTCTTTCGGACATATCTACTACCAATTCTTCGGACTCACTCTCTACTCCTAATTTCAACGCCCTTGAAATGCTTATCTTTAAATGCGGGCTAAAACCTTGCGTTATCGCCACTGGAAGGCCGGCCCTGCGCAACGCTCTACCGAATAATCTCATCAGGTCCAGATGAGAAATAAAGCGCATGTCGCCGGTCTTCGAAAATATCGCGTTCAATTTCATGTAATTTACCTGTCATGATCATCCCCGCCTATAATGCACTGCTTGATTTGCGGCGGGGTCCCGCCGCCATACAGATATCATACTACAGGCGGGAAAATACTATCGCCGGTACCATCTTGTCCGGCACCGGCACTTAAAATCTTATCCTGCCAAACCAAAAACCGCCAAAACCTAATTTACTCTTCTCTTCTTGACGGTCTTCTGCCACTCTTCCTGTGTCAGGTTATAGTTAGGCACATACGTCCTGCTTGCCAATGGGACATCCGGCAGGTCGACGCCTCTTTTAATGAGCCGGACCGTCACGAAAAATATCAATTCTGTCTTCTGCTTTGTTTTCTCTTTCTTGCATACAAGCAAACCTATAAAAGGCACATCGCCGAGCATATCCCCTAAAAACGGGATCGGCTTTTTAACGTCAACTACATTCTCTTTTATAAGGCCGCCGATAAATATCGTATCATTATTTCTTATCATGACCTTTGTATTCGCCTGTCTCGAAGCGAAGACCGGCGCGACAATACCATTTGCCGCGTCTATAGTGTCATACTTAACAAGGTCGCTTATTTCCGGAATGACATCCACGACTATCTGACCATTTTCGTTTATATGCGGCGTGACTTTTAATTTTACCCCGAGATCTTTCGCTTCATAACCGGTAATCTCCATCTTGCCTGTTATCGCGTTTCTTTCATACTTTGGCATATTCAAAGTCTGCCCGACGAGAATATTGGCCTCGGTATTGTCGAGAGTGGCTATGCGCGGGTTTGAAACGACCTCGGTATCGGAGCGCTGTTTTAATAATTCCAGCACGGCCTGAAATTGTGAAAAATCGAGCGTGCCGAACCTGAATGTGTCCTTAAATAGATCCTGGGAATAGTCCACAAATGGGAACCCTTTGGCATAGCCGGTAGCTGGCGGAGGAGTAAGAGACCCCGGCCCGCCCGGATAGGCCGCAGGTGTGGTTGTGGTCGTGGTGCCACCCGCTGTCACGGCAGTAGCTGTATTTCCGGTCTGCACTAAAGGCGAATATTGGTCAAGCCATTTAAGCCCTGTCCCCGCGCCAAAATAATTAAACGGAGCGGTAATAGGCCTTTTGGCTCCGCTGACTTCAAACTTTATATTCCAGTCTATGCCAAGTTTTTCATCATCGCCCAAAACGGTTTCAATAACACGCGCTTCTATCAAAACCTGATCGGTCTCTTTATCCAACTTCTGGATTATCTCACCTATCTTGTAAACGTTTGTAGGAATATCTGTAACTACTATTATGTTTGTCCTGTCGTCATATTTTACCTTGCCCTTACTGCCGACAATCTTTTTTATAGCAGCTACCACATCTTTTGCTTTGCCGTAATTCAAAGCGAATGTCTGCGTCACAACCTCTTCCTGTTTCAATTTATCGAGCGTTACCACGCGTATTATATCGCCTTCTCTTTCGTAAGCGAAGCCGTAATTTCTGGTTATTATATCAAGCGCCACCTTCCAGGGCTTATTGGTAAGCTTCAAATCTATTATGCCTTTGACGTCGGGAGCGGCTACTATATCAACACCAGATACTTCGGAGATGTAGGCAAGCACAGTCCTTACATCGGCGCCTTTAAAATTCACCGTCACGTTACCGGGATCGATGATGGCCTGCTCCTCCTGTGCCGGCACGGCAGGCTTGACTTCTTCGACAACAGGCTTCTGCACAGCATCACTTTGTGACTGCGCTTGGGCCTTGGGCTGCTCAACCGGCGCCTGCGGCTGCTGCTGGGCCTTTACAGCAGACTCCTGTGTAGACAGGACCTTATCCTCTGCCAGGGAAATATTGACAATAAATAACGCGATTAAAACAATTGAAGCCGTCTTCTTCATCTTCTATTTAATCTTTCTCTTTTTGGAGAGAACCCTCTTCTTGTCCTGACTAAGCTCATAAGTGGGTTTATACGCTTTTTCCGGATTCGGAACTTCACTTAATTCTTGCCCCGGCTTCATCAGCCTTACGGTTATGAAGAATATCAATTCAACTTTCTGCCTTATCTTATCTTTTTTCGTGAAGAGTAATCCCAGGTAAGGAACATCCCCGAGAAGGTCTCCGACAAAAGGAAGCTTCTTCTTTGAGTCGATTATATTCTCTTTTATCATGCCGCCTATGAATATAGTGTCGCCGTCCCTTATCATGACCTTTGTATTTGCCTGACGCGATGAAAATACGGGAGCAACTATGCCGCTTGAGGCGTCGAGCGTATCATATCTTACAAAATCGCTTATCTCGGGAGCGAGCTCTACAACTATCTCATCCTTCTCATTTATGTGAGGCACGACTTTTAATTTTATCCCCAGATCCTTCGCGTCATAACCCGATATCTCCATTTTACCCGTCGTAGAATTTCTCTCATACTTAGGAAGATTTATCGTCTGTCCAACTATAATATTTGCCGGATTATTATTTAATGTCGCTATGCGCGGATTTGAAACTATATTCGTATCAGACCTGGATTTTATCATCTCCAGCACGGCTTTGAATTGTGAAAAATCGAGCGTCCCAAATGTAAAAGTATCCTTGAATATATCCTGGGTGTAATCAATGTATGGGAATCCTTTAGACCCGGCGGTGCCCGGAGTCCCTACCGTGCCCAAAGCGTCTATTGGATATGGAGGAGTGGTATTAGCGCCGCTTGCGCCCGTAGTGGTAGTAACTGTATTTGTTGTGCCAGACTGGGTCAGAGGATAAAAATTCTCGATAAGGCGGCTGTCTGCACCATAATAATTAAACGGCGCTGTTATCGGCCTCTTGGCGCCGCTCGCGGTAATCTTTATGTTCCAGTCTATTCCGAGCTTTTCGCTGTCGCCCAAAACAGTCTCAAGAACCCTGGCCTCTATAAGCACCTGGCTCGTCTCTTTATCGAGCCTTTGCACTATCTGGCCTATCTTGTAAACATTCGTCGGTATATCGGTGACGATGACCATATTGGTCCTGTCGTCATGCATTACACTGCCTCTGTCTCCTACGATATCCTCCACGGAACTTACTATATCTTTCGCCTTTCCATAATTTACCTTAAAGGCCTGGGTTGTAACTTCCTCCTGCTTTAATTTATCTATCGTCACAACGCGTATTATATCGCCTTCTCTTTCGTAAGCGAAGCCGTAATTTCTCACTATTATATCGAGTGCCACCTTCCAGGGTTTGTTCGAAAGTTTTAGATCTATAATTCCTTTGACATCCGGAGCGGCGACTATATCAATACCCGCAACTTCGGATATGTAGGACAGCACTGTCTTTATATCCGCGCCTTTGAAATTAACGGTTACATTGCCCGGTTCTATCTTAACAGACTCGTCAAGCGCTTCTTCTTCGGCTTCAGATTCTTGCGCGGGTATGGCGGCGGTAGCAACTGCATCTTTAGGTTTTTCCGATGAGGCAGGTTCTGCTTGAGGCTTAACTTCAGCAGGCGTATTTTTAGCGGTTTCTTCCGCTAATAAGCCATGCACGGCTACAGTTAAAACAAATGTAAAAACAACTAAAAATATTTTATTTTTTATTGCCCGCATTCTCTTTCTCGGGTTCCTGCAAAGTTAAAGCATAATCCCGGCCTTCTATCGAAAGGTCCACCTGCTTACGGGATATCTTTTTTATCAAAAGGGCGCCAAATTTGTCTTTCTCTTTGACCATCTGGCCGTTTATTATAGCCACCTGTCTACCGCCGATACCGGTAGCTATACCCTCGAGCCTCAAATCGTCAAAGGATACCACAGTCTCGAGGCCTGCACCGGCGCTTCTCTCCTGTCCTATTAGAGGAACGAACGGATCTCTCTTGCCTCTGGAATCATAAATAAATCCATCGCTTAAGCTATCCGCGCACCAGATATATGGCGCCGGAATGGATAAAAATACTATTACCAAGAGAGTATACACTATTGTCTTATACATTGCACACTTTATTATTCAGCAGGCAGTACATAGGTATATACCATCAACTCCACATCATGCCTCTTCGGCATCGCGGAGTTTGCCTTTATGCTGATATCCACTATTTTCATGAATCTGTCGCCATTTTCAAGATTATTCAGGAAACGGCCGAGTTCATGATAACCTGATTTCGCGGTAATTAAAATCGGTATCTCCTGATATACGGAGATCTTCTTTTCTTTTTGAAGCTTCATAGTTATGGGCGTTATACCTATAATCGTTATATTGGCGTTCCTGGCCATCTTCGAGAGGTCTTCCAGCAGGCTCGGTATCTCTTGCTGGGCAGGAAGCTTCTTTTCGTATAACTCTATCTTCTCGTTGTATTCCCCCACTTTCTTTCTCAGTATATCTTTTTGGGCTATCAAAGACTTTGCTTCCTTCAGATCCGTCCTCATACCAATGGTCTTTCCTATTACAACTACATCATTCGTAACCCTGGGTAGAAAAACATAGTATATATAAAGAATGAATACAGTGGCGGACAGCAATATGATCAGTGTGGTGGTCTGCGTCTTTTTGTCCTTAAAGTCGATATTTTTGAAATCTATATTTTTTATATTAAAAGCCATATCTGCTACCTTATTTTAAAGAGGCATGTTATCTTAAAACTCATGACTTCCTGTCCGGATACCTGCTCTCTTTTTATGCTGCCAAGTTCTATATCGCTAAAATCGGAATAAAACGAGGGGTTCTCCTTGAGATTCTTTATGAAGCGCCCTATAAGGGCCGTGCCTTCCTCTCCCATGCTGGAAGCCGCCCCGGATATAATGAGATATCTTTCAACGACTTTTTCCATAGCCTGCCTGCCTTCCGCGCCGTCTTTGCCTTTCGACGTGTTATTACCGGAGGCCCTGGGCCTTTCTACCAACTTTTCGTCGTATTCCAGCTGCGTGATCCATACACCGGGCGTTGTTGAATCACTTAAGTCATTCAGCTTTTTCGTCCAACTGAATCGCTTTACCATCAATTCATCTATTGCCGACACTTTCCTGCTCATCTTGGATATCTGCGCCTGCAGCTTGTCCGCCTCTTGCTTCTGGGGCAGCATCTTGTTGTAACCCTTCTCCATTGAGTTAAAAATGATACTGCCGAGAAATCCCAAGCCGAATACCAGCACCTGTATAGCGACAAATATGACCGCCGCGACTATAGCTATCCTGACAAAAAGGATCTTCTGGAGATCTATATTCATAACATCTATTTTAGATGCCGAACGTTTCTTCTTTTTTAACTCTTCCGGCAATAAATTTATCTCTATCATATATTTTTACCTTATCGCGAGGCCGACGGCCACCGCAAAAGACCTGCTCATCTTTTTTATAAGATCCGCGTTCTGTGTTACTCTGGATGTGTCGAGAAATTGCGTCGGATCCCACAAGAATGGTTTTGACTCGAATGCTTCATGGAAAGCGCCTTCCAGGCCCACAAGATCGGAAGTGCCGCCGGAAAGATATATCTCATCAATGCCCATGCCGGACTGGTTCTCATAATAACTGAATGAGAGCCTCATCTCATCAAGAAGATTATTAAGCATGCTTTTAGTGCAACTCACCACATCCGGCGCCTTATCTTTGGGCGCTATCTTTATGTTTTCCGCGCCTGCCGGATCAAGGTTAAGGCCCTTGGAAATAACATTATTAAAATCCGCGCCGCCTATAGCGACGTCTCTGGAGAAGTGCAGCACACCGTCTCGAACTATACTGACATTTGTCAGGCCCGAGCCTATGTTGAGAAGCGCCGCCGTCTTGTTCGTATCGTGATTATTGAAATTTTTTAAAAACGAATTCGCGATGGCGAATGTATCCACATCTACGATCCTTACGTCCAGGCCACCGGCCTCGGCAATTGCTATCTTGCCCATAACGAGTTCTTTTTTGACAGCGACAAGCAGCATATCAAGCTTATTCTCTTTTTCATCCTTCTTCAAAACCTGGTAATCTATTATGCAGTCGTCTATCGCAAACGGGATATACTTTTCCGCCTCGAATTTTATCGCCCCTTTTAATTCGTCCTCTCTCATCTTTGGCATCGAAACAAACCGTACTATTGTCGAAGGTCCCGATACGGACACACTGACTTCTTTAGATGATATCTTTGATTCTTCAATCAGTGATTTGATGGATTCTACGAGAGTCTCTTTTGATGGGTTGGGAAGTTTCTTCAGGCCTATATGCGCCAAGATAGACTTACCTTCGAGGTTTTCTATCTCGACTATCTTTACCGCGGAACTTCCGATATCAAGGCCTATCCTATTCTTAGGCTTGGTCTGGAAGCTTTTTTTAAAATCAAAACTAAACATATTAATTAGCCAATTTATGGCCTTCACTTTCAAGGCTGCAGGAAACTTGCGGTGTTTCTCCCACGGTATGTAAAGTATATGCCCCGCCAGCAGGGCATTCCTTTTTTCCGCCTTGCGTAAAATTATTGTATATATCGTCTTCGTCCACACCTGATATCGCGGTTCCGGCCGGTATCTGTCTTTCGAGTGCCCATTGGTCTATTGCGCCGCTTATCTTATCGAGATTGGCTATGCATATGGTCTTCTGTGAGTTAATTCTTATTGTGATGAAGGTTGGGATGGCTATGGCGAGTATAAGCGCGATAATTGCCACGACGCACAATATCTCTACGAGAGTGAAGCCTTTATTTGGGTTAATACGCATAAATAATAAAACAATATTATCATGATAGAAGATAAAAGTCAAGGCGACGCAACAAAATAAAAACCCCGCGCTTAAAAGCACGGGGTTTTTAAGTACTAACTTCCAAACTGTCTATAAATTACAACGTATGCCCGGCTGTTCCGTTAGGACAAACGGGATCCGCATTTAAGGCAGCTGGAATAGCATAAGCAACGCCGTTGCATGCCGGCCATACTCTTATATAGCCAGGCACGAGCTGGGCCTGGGTTGGAGGAACCGCCAAACCAAGATCAAGCGCAGCAACCTGTATGCCCCCCTGAATCTGCTTCAGGTTCGCTATACAAGCGTTTCTCTGTGCGGTTGTTCTCGCGTTCACGAAGTTCGGAATGGCTATTGCCGCCAATAGACCTATAATTGCAACTACTATCATTATTTCCACTAATGTAAAGCCTTTTCTTCTTAACATGTCACTCACCCCCCTTCTTCACTTTTTATAAGGATGCACTTGGAGTATATATAAATAAAAAAAACTCCAAAAAGACCCAATTTCAAAGCTTCCTTTTTGTTAACTTAGGCCTAGTTGGAGAACTTATATTCCCATTAAACTATATATAATGGCATTTTAAAGATAATATCCCCTTCAAGACCTTACACAAGAAGTATACCCTATAAATGCCGCTTTGTCAAGATAGGCAATAAATGCCTATCCGCCGCCCATTATGGATGTAACCTTAAATATAGGCAGAAACATACATATAACCACGGTCCCTATTACGATGCCTAAGAACGCTATTATGAGAGGCTCTATCAGGCTGGTAAGCCCGCTTACAGCCGCGTCAACCTGCTCATCGTAAAAATCGGCTATTTTTGTCAACATCTTCTCAAGCTGGCCCGACTGTTCTCCGACAGAGATCATCCTGACAACCATGGGAGGGAATAATTTCGACCTGGCTAACGGCTCTGCCACGCTTTCCCCCTCGCGAACATTGTTCTTCACAGTATCAACGGCCATTTCTATGGCTCTATTTCCCGCTGTTTTACCCACTATATCCAGGGAATTCAGTATGGGAACGCCGCTTTTTATCAGTGTGGAAAGGGTTCTTGTAAACTTACTTATCGCGACTTTCTTAAATAACACGCCAAATATCGGCATTTTCAGCAGCAACGAATCATATACGAGCCTTCCTTTTTCGGTCCTGACGAATCTAATGGCGAAGAAAGCTATAATAACAACCGCACCTACGATAGCCGGAAAGTAATATCTTATGGCATCGCTTATGCCTATCATTATCATGGTTGGTTTTGGCAATGCCGCGCCGAATCCCGCGAATATCTCTTTGAATATCGGTATGACCTTAAGAAGCAAAACCAATGTTATGGCTACTGCCATGCCGCTTACAACAGCCGGATATACAAGGGCCGATCCTATCTTTTTTTGCAGAGCGCTGGTCTTTTCAAGATATGCGGCTAACCTATCCAATATCTCATCAAGCATACCGCTGGACTCACCCGCCTTTACCATGCTTACAAATAATGGCGAGAATGCTTTCTTATGTTTAGATAAAGCGTCCGATAAGCTGGAGCCGGTTTCGATGTCATTTCGTATCTTAAGTATCATGGCGCCAAATGTTTTGTTTTCCATCTGCTCGCCCAGTATATCAAGCGCCCCGACTAAAGGTATACCTGCGTCGACCATCGTGGCAAGCTGTCTTGAGAAGACCACGAGATCGTCTATCTTTATCTTCTTGCCCTTGAATAGCGAAAAAGACTTGGAAAATTTCGGGAGGGCTTCATCTACAGAAACTATTATAAGGCCTTTTTTACGCAGAGTATCCACTGCCTGCGCGCGGTCCGGAGCCTCAAAGGAACCGTTTACGGTTTTTCCGGAATTATCTTTAGCTGCATATTTAAAATTGGGCATCCTCTTAATCCTCCGACGTGACTCTTAAAACCTCTTCCAATGTTGTAACACCCATGATGCAGTTTTCAACGGCGTTATCTCTCAAGGTCATCATCCCTTTTTCTTTGACCGCGTAATCCTTTATTTCATCGCTCGACGCCTTCTTCATTATCATGCTTCTTACAGGATCATCTATTAACAGCGCCTCGAGTATGGCTATTCTCCCATAGTAACCGGTGTCGTTACATCGCGGACATCCCCTGCCTTTGTAAAAAGTCTTTACGGATCTGGTCTTCATTTCCCCTGATTCCAGGCCCAGCCTTTCTAAAACGTCCTGGGGTATCGCCATCTCCTCTTTGCAATTTTCGCAAATCTTTCTCATAAGACGCTGCGCTGACGCGAGTATTAAGCTTGACGCCACAAGAAACGGCTCTACTCCCATATCTATCAACCTGGTTATGGCTCCGGCAGAATCATTTGTATGCAAAGTGCTCAATATAAGTTGACCCGTAAGAGACGCTTTAATGGCTATATCGGCTGTTTCAAAATCACGTATTTCTCCCACCATTATTATATCCGGGCTTTGTCTTAACACGCTCTTTAAGCCCGTCGCGAACGTCAGGCCTATCTCGGGCCTGGCGGGTATCTGTGTAATCCCTTCGGTTTCATACTCGACGGGATCTTCCAATGTTATTATATTGCGCTCCGCCACATTAAGCTGGCTTATTATTGAATACAGCGTTGTAGATTTGCCGCTTCCGGTCGGGCCGGTAACCAGTATCATTCCATAAGGCCTGGCGAGGGCTGTTTTAAAAGTTTCTAAAGGCTGCGGTAAAAATCCTAATTTTTCCAACCCTATATTTATGCTCGACTTGTCCAGTATCCTCAATACCACCTTGCCGCCAAAAGTTATCGGCAGCACCGATACTCTGAAGTCTATCTCTTTGCCTTCAAAGCTTATCTTAAAGCGTCCGTCCTGCGGCAGGCGTGTTTCAGTGATGTCAAGCTTAGACATTATCTTAAGGCGCGCGAGTACCGCGTTCTGGTTTTTTTTAGGTAAAGTAAAGACGTCGTGAAGGCTTCCGTCTATCCTGTATCTGACCTTTAAGAATTTTTCGTTTGGTTCGATATGTATATCACTGGCTCTCTTCTTTATAGCTTCGTTAAGAATAAGGCTCACCACTTTTACTATCGGCGCCTTTTGGCTCTCTTCCGTTACCTCGCTGACATCTATCCTCTCCTCCTCAACGATCTCCACGTCATCACCCGGCTTTACCTCTTCAAGTATTTTAGATATCTCCTGAGTCTGCGCAGTTGTGCCATAATACGAATTTATCGCGTCTTTTATTTCGCTTTCCTGAGCGATAACAA from Candidatus Omnitrophota bacterium includes these protein-coding regions:
- a CDS encoding 50S ribosomal protein L27, with the protein product MAHVVNGRDGQPKKLGVKKFKGQTVKAGNIILKQRGMSFKAGANVGVATDHTLFALVDGRVEFDPRRIVSVILSKKS
- the rplU gene encoding 50S ribosomal protein L21 codes for the protein MYAVIETGSKQYKVAKDDIILVEKLDVKQGSPVKLDKVLIAKEGNTVHVGTPYLKGAHVTCEFLGFVRGDKLIAFKYKKRKSEKKKIGHRQDLLRLRVKSIDIKEG
- a CDS encoding Rne/Rng family ribonuclease, giving the protein MPKEIYINVDHNEKRLVVIDNKKVEDYNVEGQNSVNLVGNIYKGKVESVLPGIDAAFVNIGLEKNGFLYVSDVEKDASNFDRLLDEEAGIFPEKKEEKKQSIAAVLKKGDEVLVQIVKEPISTKGARLTTHISIPGRFLVLMPFDNRIGISKRIEDHKERDRIRKIIEELKLPQDVGFIVRTAAIGASQKDFFRETRYLIRLWQNIKHRAKKAKPMQIIHAEYDMVLRVARDMFTEDVIKLEIDSKNDFRRISRFLAMTSPQLRSRLKFYKERVPLFEKYDIEKHIEKIYSRIVHLKSGGYLVFDETESLVAIDVNSGKSVGHKNLEETAFKTNLEAANEVPRQLKLRDIGGIIIIDFIDMEFSGHRKAISKALEAALENDKAKTKILNISSIGLVEMTRQRARRSVEGKSYQKCPYCSGRGTIKSAATVAANLTRQLARVLAQTRAREIFVSLHPTVASYVSTPDKNMIKPLERRFHKYIRIIEDPNQHMEEVRIDEKR
- a CDS encoding TIGR03936 family radical SAM-associated protein → MKLNAIFSKTGDMRFISHLDLMRLFGRALRRAGLPVAITQGFSPHLKISISRALKLGVESESEELVVDMSERIPADIIRQSLNNKLPAGVRIKEIKEF
- a CDS encoding secretin N-terminal domain-containing protein, producing the protein MKKTASIVLIALFIVNISLAEDKVLSTQESAVKAQQQPQAPVEQPKAQAQSQSDAVQKPVVEEVKPAVPAQEEQAIIDPGNVTVNFKGADVRTVLAYISEVSGVDIVAAPDVKGIIDLKLTNKPWKVALDIITRNYGFAYEREGDIIRVVTLDKLKQEEVVTQTFALNYGKAKDVVAAIKKIVGSKGKVKYDDRTNIIVVTDIPTNVYKIGEIIQKLDKETDQVLIEARVIETVLGDDEKLGIDWNIKFEVSGAKRPITAPFNYFGAGTGLKWLDQYSPLVQTGNTATAVTAGGTTTTTTPAAYPGGPGSLTPPPATGYAKGFPFVDYSQDLFKDTFRFGTLDFSQFQAVLELLKQRSDTEVVSNPRIATLDNTEANILVGQTLNMPKYERNAITGKMEITGYEAKDLGVKLKVTPHINENGQIVVDVIPEISDLVKYDTIDAANGIVAPVFASRQANTKVMIRNNDTIFIGGLIKENVVDVKKPIPFLGDMLGDVPFIGLLVCKKEKTKQKTELIFFVTVRLIKRGVDLPDVPLASRTYVPNYNLTQEEWQKTVKKRRVN
- a CDS encoding secretin N-terminal domain-containing protein: MRAIKNKIFLVVFTFVLTVAVHGLLAEETAKNTPAEVKPQAEPASSEKPKDAVATAAIPAQESEAEEEALDESVKIEPGNVTVNFKGADIKTVLSYISEVAGIDIVAAPDVKGIIDLKLSNKPWKVALDIIVRNYGFAYEREGDIIRVVTIDKLKQEEVTTQAFKVNYGKAKDIVSSVEDIVGDRGSVMHDDRTNMVIVTDIPTNVYKIGQIVQRLDKETSQVLIEARVLETVLGDSEKLGIDWNIKITASGAKRPITAPFNYYGADSRLIENFYPLTQSGTTNTVTTTTGASGANTTPPYPIDALGTVGTPGTAGSKGFPYIDYTQDIFKDTFTFGTLDFSQFKAVLEMIKSRSDTNIVSNPRIATLNNNPANIIVGQTINLPKYERNSTTGKMEISGYDAKDLGIKLKVVPHINEKDEIVVELAPEISDFVRYDTLDASSGIVAPVFSSRQANTKVMIRDGDTIFIGGMIKENIIDSKKKLPFVGDLLGDVPYLGLLFTKKDKIRQKVELIFFITVRLMKPGQELSEVPNPEKAYKPTYELSQDKKRVLSKKRKIK
- the pilO gene encoding type 4a pilus biogenesis protein PilO — encoded protein: MAFNIKNIDFKNIDFKDKKTQTTTLIILLSATVFILYIYYVFLPRVTNDVVVIGKTIGMRTDLKEAKSLIAQKDILRKKVGEYNEKIELYEKKLPAQQEIPSLLEDLSKMARNANITIIGITPITMKLQKEKKISVYQEIPILITAKSGYHELGRFLNNLENGDRFMKIVDISIKANSAMPKRHDVELMVYTYVLPAE